In Flavobacteriaceae bacterium, the following proteins share a genomic window:
- the mutS gene encoding DNA mismatch repair protein MutS, protein MASKIKKVTPLMQQYNAIKAKYPDALLLFRVGDFYETFGSDAVKTSKILDIILTKRGAGSESETELAGFPHHSLNTYLPKLVKAGERVAICDQLEDPKQTKKIVKRGVTELVTPGVALNDEVLHSKSNNFLASVYFGKYIGVSFLDVSTGEFLTSQGNEEYIDKLLQNFNPSEILISKQKRTEFANAFGSDYHTFYMEDWIYQDDYANETLCKHFETKSLKGFGIADLYEGIIASGSILHYLAETQHHKLQHITAVNRIAEDEYVWMDRFTIRNLELYHSTNMNAVTLINVIDKTISPMGGRMLKRWLALPLKNVEKIKSRHEVVKYLLNESETLNKIQNQVKKVGDIERLISKIATAKVSPREVVQLKNSLEAIVPIKAMTSNCSNDALKVIGDTIQDCEVLREKIKETLNEDAPVNILKGGTISSDFSSELKELRDLAFSGKDYLDKMLERESERTGIPSLKIASNNVFGYYIEVRNTHRDKVPEEWIRKQTLVNAERYITEELKTYESKILGAEERILAIEQQLFSELVGWMNQYIKPVQQNAHLIGQLDCLCGFAQLAKENHYVYPIIDDSYDLEIKEGRHPVIEKQLPLGEPYITNDLFLDRFTQQIIMITGPNMSGKSAILRQTALIVLLAQIGSFVPAGSARIGLVDKIFTRVGASDNISMGESTFMVEMNETASILNNMSERSLVLLDEIGRGTSTYDGISIAWAISEYLHEHPAKAKTLFATHYHELNEMTETFERIKNYNVSVKELKNNVLFLRKLVEGGSEHSFGIHVAKMAGMPQQVIHRANKILKQLEKSHSSEELTDKVKSLDDEMQLSFFNLDDPLLEGIKEEILHIDINTLTPVEALMKLNEIKRMLQKKKRA, encoded by the coding sequence TTGGCTTCAAAAATTAAAAAAGTAACACCTTTAATGCAACAATATAATGCTATAAAAGCAAAATATCCAGATGCATTATTATTATTTAGAGTAGGTGATTTTTACGAAACATTTGGAAGTGATGCTGTAAAGACTTCAAAAATTTTAGATATTATTTTAACCAAACGTGGTGCTGGTAGTGAAAGTGAAACCGAATTGGCAGGTTTCCCGCACCACTCTTTAAATACATATTTACCAAAACTAGTAAAAGCGGGAGAACGCGTTGCTATTTGCGATCAGTTAGAAGACCCTAAACAAACCAAAAAAATTGTAAAACGTGGTGTAACAGAATTAGTAACACCAGGTGTAGCACTAAATGATGAGGTGCTACACTCTAAATCCAATAATTTTTTAGCATCCGTTTATTTCGGGAAATATATTGGAGTTTCTTTTTTAGATGTTTCTACAGGAGAGTTTTTAACCTCACAAGGGAATGAAGAATATATCGATAAGCTATTACAAAATTTTAATCCGAGTGAGATCTTAATTTCTAAACAAAAGCGTACTGAATTTGCTAATGCTTTTGGAAGTGATTACCATACATTTTATATGGAAGATTGGATATATCAAGATGATTATGCTAATGAGACGTTATGCAAACATTTTGAAACAAAATCACTCAAAGGTTTTGGTATTGCAGATTTATACGAAGGAATTATAGCTTCAGGATCTATTTTACATTATCTCGCCGAAACTCAGCATCATAAACTACAACATATTACAGCAGTAAATCGTATCGCAGAAGATGAGTATGTGTGGATGGATCGTTTTACTATTCGAAATTTAGAATTGTATCATTCTACAAATATGAATGCGGTAACGCTCATTAATGTTATTGATAAAACGATTTCTCCAATGGGAGGTCGTATGCTAAAGCGTTGGTTAGCATTGCCCTTAAAAAATGTCGAAAAAATAAAAAGCCGCCACGAGGTAGTTAAATACTTATTAAACGAATCGGAAACCTTAAATAAAATACAGAATCAAGTAAAAAAAGTAGGTGATATAGAACGTTTAATATCTAAAATAGCAACTGCTAAAGTATCGCCTCGAGAAGTAGTTCAACTTAAAAACTCGTTAGAAGCTATTGTTCCTATTAAAGCAATGACATCTAATTGTAGTAATGATGCTTTAAAAGTTATTGGGGATACTATTCAAGATTGCGAAGTGCTTCGTGAAAAAATTAAAGAAACTTTAAATGAAGATGCACCAGTTAATATTTTAAAAGGAGGAACAATTTCTTCAGATTTCTCTTCAGAGTTAAAAGAACTTAGAGATTTGGCATTTTCTGGGAAAGACTATTTGGATAAAATGCTGGAGAGAGAAAGTGAACGTACAGGTATTCCGTCATTAAAAATAGCATCAAATAATGTATTTGGTTATTATATAGAAGTACGAAATACACATCGTGATAAAGTTCCAGAAGAGTGGATTCGTAAACAAACCTTGGTAAATGCCGAACGTTATATTACTGAAGAATTAAAAACCTATGAATCTAAAATTTTAGGTGCAGAAGAACGCATTTTAGCTATCGAACAACAGTTGTTTTCTGAGTTAGTTGGTTGGATGAATCAATATATAAAGCCAGTACAGCAAAATGCACATCTGATTGGTCAATTAGATTGTTTATGTGGTTTTGCACAGTTAGCAAAAGAGAATCATTATGTATACCCAATTATAGACGATTCATACGATTTAGAAATAAAAGAAGGACGACACCCAGTTATTGAAAAACAATTGCCTTTAGGAGAACCTTATATTACTAATGATTTATTTTTAGATAGATTTACTCAACAAATTATAATGATTACAGGGCCTAATATGTCTGGTAAATCAGCGATTTTAAGACAAACAGCACTAATTGTTCTATTAGCACAAATAGGAAGTTTTGTGCCAGCTGGAAGCGCACGAATTGGTTTAGTTGATAAAATTTTTACACGTGTAGGTGCAAGCGATAATATATCGATGGGAGAATCGACATTTATGGTGGAGATGAATGAAACAGCATCTATACTTAATAATATGTCAGAACGTAGTTTGGTATTACTTGACGAGATTGGCCGTGGTACAAGTACTTATGACGGAATTTCTATCGCTTGGGCAATTAGTGAGTATTTACATGAGCATCCAGCAAAAGCAAAAACATTATTTGCAACGCATTATCACGAACTGAATGAAATGACCGAAACTTTTGAACGCATTAAAAATTATAATGTGTCTGTAAAAGAGTTGAAGAATAATGTTCTTTTTTTAAGAAAATTAGTTGAAGGTGGTAGCGAACATAGCTTTGGTATTCATGTGGCTAAAATGGCTGGAATGCCACAGCAAGTGATCCATCGTGCAAATAAAATATTAAAGCAATTAGAAAAATCACATTCTAGTGAAGAACTCACTGACAAAGTGAAATCTCTAGATGATGAAATGCAATTGAGTTTTTTTAATTTAGATGACCCTCTTTTAGAGGGCATTAAAGAAGAAATTCTGCATATAGATATTAATACTTTAACCCCAGTTGAAGCTTTAATGAAGCTTAATGAAATTAAACGAATGCTTCAAAAAAAGAAAAGAGCTTAA
- a CDS encoding class C beta-lactamase-related serine hydrolase, protein MKRIIELLVILICFQSCGQNKSDRYSASNSKGYYPLELENVYKTARNINNIKSLLVNHNHKLIAEEYFKRYSSDSLDHVRSVTKSVIASLIGIAIDKGIIGGVDESISIYLSETSKEKEAIKIKHLLSMTSGLEWNENGRNSEYNKWVTSNNEFNYVLDKPIIHEPGSVWNYNSGGMHLLSAILTKASGMSTLQFAKKYLFSPIGITDLRWEQHADGFYNGGAGLELKPKDMMKFGELYINKGKFNRKRIISERFIKDATKQQQPPNLFGSNEGYGYGWWIGEGNGVSGFMAQGYGGQTILIVPKQKIIIVTTYNWRVNSQIAGEQQEGAIKIISGSVIDNILKS, encoded by the coding sequence ATGAAAAGAATTATTGAATTATTAGTGATCTTGATTTGTTTTCAAAGTTGTGGACAAAATAAATCTGATAGATATTCCGCGTCAAACTCTAAAGGTTACTATCCTTTAGAATTAGAAAACGTATACAAAACAGCTCGAAACATTAATAATATTAAAAGTTTATTAGTAAATCACAATCATAAGTTAATTGCTGAGGAATACTTTAAACGCTATTCTTCAGATAGCCTAGATCATGTTCGTTCGGTAACAAAAAGTGTAATAGCTTCATTAATTGGAATCGCTATTGACAAAGGGATTATTGGAGGGGTAGACGAATCTATTTCAATTTATTTAAGCGAAACTTCCAAAGAAAAAGAAGCCATTAAAATAAAGCACTTGCTTAGTATGACTAGTGGGTTAGAATGGAATGAAAATGGCAGAAATTCAGAATACAATAAATGGGTTACTTCAAATAATGAGTTCAACTACGTTTTAGACAAACCTATCATTCATGAACCTGGTTCAGTATGGAATTATAATAGTGGTGGAATGCATTTACTTTCTGCTATTTTAACCAAAGCTTCTGGTATGAGTACACTTCAGTTTGCAAAAAAATATTTGTTCTCACCTATAGGAATTACCGATTTACGATGGGAGCAACATGCAGATGGTTTTTATAACGGTGGTGCTGGCTTAGAGTTAAAACCTAAAGATATGATGAAATTTGGGGAACTCTATATAAATAAAGGTAAGTTTAATAGAAAACGTATTATTTCTGAAAGATTCATTAAAGATGCTACAAAACAACAGCAGCCACCCAATTTATTTGGAAGTAATGAAGGTTATGGATATGGTTGGTGGATAGGAGAAGGAAATGGTGTTTCTGGTTTTATGGCTCAGGGTTATGGAGGGCAAACGATTTTAATTGTACCAAAACAAAAAATCATTATTGTTACCACATACAATTGGAGGGTTAATAGTCAAATAGCTGGTGAACAACAAGAAGGAGCTATAAAGATTATTTCTGGTTCTGTTATAGATAATATTCTTAAAAGCTAA